Proteins encoded by one window of Chondromyces crocatus:
- a CDS encoding peptidoglycan-binding protein, which yields MTRTTLRLTDGYPDVSPFLNGEVKALQRELQRWGYAVKPDGRFGPSTQSAVKSFQRKQGLRDDGIVGTKTWGLLTAKQATQSTGGGFSTAVPPAQTPVISTGADGRFFPLSRIFSESWSKGAGAFGSGRNGRAHAGCDIYAPLGTWVHAIANGEVTLGPYYFYANTYAIEVNHGDFVARYGEVQKDSPVRKGDKVKAGQRIARVGHLVGISVKSDMLHLELYKGTASGALTVKGAASAKSPAGLPYQRRKDLMDPTPLLAQWRKNLPVD from the coding sequence ATGACCCGCACGACGCTCAGGCTCACCGATGGTTATCCGGACGTCTCCCCTTTCCTCAATGGCGAGGTGAAGGCCCTGCAGCGGGAGCTGCAGCGGTGGGGGTACGCGGTGAAGCCGGACGGTCGGTTCGGCCCCTCGACGCAGTCGGCGGTCAAGTCGTTCCAGCGAAAGCAGGGGCTGCGCGACGATGGCATCGTGGGCACGAAGACGTGGGGGCTCTTGACGGCGAAGCAGGCGACCCAGAGCACCGGTGGGGGGTTCTCCACGGCGGTGCCGCCCGCGCAGACGCCCGTGATCAGCACGGGGGCAGATGGGCGCTTCTTCCCGCTCTCACGGATCTTCTCCGAGAGCTGGAGCAAGGGGGCCGGGGCGTTCGGGTCGGGCCGGAACGGGCGCGCGCACGCTGGATGCGACATCTACGCGCCGCTGGGGACGTGGGTCCACGCGATCGCGAACGGTGAGGTGACCCTGGGGCCGTACTACTTCTACGCGAACACGTACGCGATCGAGGTGAACCACGGGGATTTCGTGGCGCGTTACGGAGAGGTGCAGAAGGACTCGCCGGTGCGCAAGGGCGACAAGGTGAAGGCGGGGCAGCGCATCGCCAGGGTCGGACACCTGGTGGGGATCTCGGTGAAGAGCGACATGCTCCACCTGGAGCTGTACAAGGGCACCGCGTCGGGGGCGCTGACGGTGAAGGGGGCGGCCAGCGCGAAAAGCCCGGCCGGGCTGCCGTATCAGCGTCGGAAGGACCTGATGGATCCGACGCCGCTGCTGGCGCAGTGGCGCAAGAACCTGCCCGTCGATTGA
- a CDS encoding N-acetylmuramoyl-L-alanine amidase, translating to MCTPKSDQRVREPQQPAPGTGGQNNVAGAAENMPPENAGGTVSQCPTCPDRVVVIDPGHGGTATVGGSSPNNATSSSGILEKKMTLELARLVRSSLQSAEMVAAAKRKGFSLKVLMTRDSDVNVGISTRANFAKNNRADLFLSIHYNGGGRATRGTETIIGGWDNANMSQDRMFAQRIQNGVLNAIKKFDSGATSRGVKVDKDIINAKGKPLSLGILKDAHLGKAVRSCLVEVEFISHPKVDALLNTGGNAAAVRAEIAKGLAAAMIDDLR from the coding sequence ATGTGTACGCCGAAGAGTGATCAGCGGGTTCGTGAACCGCAACAGCCAGCGCCGGGGACCGGAGGGCAGAACAACGTCGCCGGCGCGGCCGAGAACATGCCTCCGGAGAACGCCGGCGGGACGGTGAGCCAGTGCCCGACGTGTCCCGACCGGGTGGTGGTCATCGACCCCGGTCATGGCGGCACTGCAACCGTGGGGGGCAGCTCTCCGAACAACGCCACCAGCTCCAGCGGCATCCTGGAGAAAAAGATGACCCTCGAACTCGCGAGGCTCGTGCGCAGCTCATTGCAGAGCGCGGAGATGGTCGCTGCCGCGAAACGCAAAGGGTTCAGCCTCAAGGTGCTGATGACCCGGGATAGCGACGTCAACGTCGGCATCTCCACCAGGGCGAACTTCGCGAAGAACAACCGGGCCGACCTGTTCCTCAGCATCCATTACAACGGCGGCGGCAGGGCGACCCGGGGGACGGAGACCATCATCGGCGGCTGGGACAACGCCAACATGTCGCAGGACCGGATGTTCGCGCAGCGGATCCAGAATGGCGTGCTGAATGCGATCAAGAAGTTCGACTCCGGTGCGACCAGTCGTGGGGTCAAGGTCGACAAGGACATCATCAACGCCAAGGGCAAACCCCTCTCGCTCGGCATCCTCAAGGACGCGCATCTGGGGAAAGCCGTCCGCTCTTGCCTGGTCGAGGTCGAGTTCATCTCCCACCCCAAGGTGGATGCCTTGCTCAATACCGGCGGCAATGCCGCCGCCGTGCGCGCCGAGATCGCCAAGGGGCTTGCGGCGGCGATGATCGACGACCTCCGGTGA
- a CDS encoding DUF2169 family type VI secretion system accessory protein produces MDVVSLSPLPVGSVVWQPRKGAWMLSFVCKATFRLQPGRAQLADEHEALYETDRHWSDDPGWSLYAPADVAPVRPRADVVLVGEAFAPPGKPARSLIARVRVGDIDKRVEVCGERLLGPDGSLVEGARFTRMPLLWERSAGGPETMNPVGIRPSAKDAYGRRPLPNLLPPGMALMGLDDTIEPVGFGPIAMTWPERRNKLGRAAASWSDRDWPRQPLPPGLDVGYFNAAPWDQQTDRLRDDERIVLEHLHPEHQHLATQLPGHHPRAFVSRPGRAAQPVQLQIDLLWIRTDQGICTVTWRGQVQLERADEEGRVVVALEEPGQSLSWEEITGRELVVEMTMDGEEEPAPITQDPHEMTLPPQEGTAVFQHPGSTSTSGLAPAPQITGLPFAPSSSAPSVRADDAPQITALPFAPPPSPAPGRTDDQAARLSGTPFAPAPPPAPTPASTPPTSAAPAAVAVQIPPMPPAPMKPSAAALSSASRGATATTSQPSPMVAPPAVVPPPAVVPTPPAVPSPAAVVTPPGVVPAAAAAAAFSASPGSTPPAPLVPPRPRAQAPRTIGETAVGGPLPQHGDDGHNGSSGALSASNAAAAASATWSLPRDARAPGLQAIGGPAPVAQEAREVLQLLWFDAESAPRFRRQPSWQRLLAELEKRPIDKEHEDPALAREPMEIEDRREVFEILVRATAADAEGMEDALAGAVRSDGKLIPPLRTLAGDLVFPFDELDALKATVAAVSPFIGNDETLRAAVTTAQDFLKVPELRSAPAVAEGLMGRVAEAWAQGKRPTPNGYLETTVERALLEGRCYQRRKLLGGTHLRALAQTAGSQPLLPTYLPDQLADQLPLYQRFRARAIVEVHPQVDQYEVQPLCLRVLALARAAKPLRRGG; encoded by the coding sequence ATGGACGTCGTCTCCCTCAGCCCGCTGCCCGTGGGCTCGGTGGTGTGGCAGCCGCGGAAGGGCGCGTGGATGCTCAGCTTCGTCTGCAAGGCGACGTTCCGTCTGCAGCCCGGCCGGGCGCAGCTCGCCGACGAGCACGAGGCGCTCTACGAGACCGATCGCCACTGGAGTGATGATCCAGGCTGGAGCCTCTACGCGCCTGCAGATGTGGCGCCGGTGCGGCCCCGCGCCGACGTGGTGCTGGTGGGGGAGGCCTTCGCGCCGCCGGGGAAGCCGGCGCGCTCGCTCATCGCGCGGGTGCGGGTCGGGGACATCGACAAGCGGGTCGAGGTGTGCGGCGAGAGGCTGCTGGGGCCCGATGGGTCCCTGGTGGAGGGAGCGCGCTTCACGCGCATGCCGCTGCTCTGGGAGCGCTCGGCCGGGGGTCCGGAGACGATGAACCCGGTGGGGATACGGCCGTCCGCGAAGGATGCCTATGGCCGTCGGCCGCTGCCCAACCTTTTGCCGCCGGGCATGGCGCTCATGGGGCTGGACGACACCATCGAGCCGGTGGGGTTCGGCCCCATCGCGATGACCTGGCCAGAGCGTCGCAACAAGCTGGGGCGAGCAGCGGCGTCGTGGTCCGATCGCGACTGGCCGCGTCAGCCTCTGCCACCCGGGCTGGACGTCGGGTACTTCAACGCGGCGCCGTGGGACCAGCAGACGGATCGGCTGCGGGACGACGAGCGCATCGTCCTCGAGCACCTGCACCCGGAACACCAGCACCTGGCGACGCAGCTTCCAGGGCATCACCCGCGGGCCTTCGTCTCCAGGCCGGGGCGCGCGGCGCAGCCGGTGCAGCTCCAGATCGATCTGCTGTGGATCCGTACCGATCAGGGGATCTGCACGGTGACGTGGCGGGGGCAGGTGCAGCTGGAGCGCGCAGACGAGGAAGGGCGCGTCGTCGTGGCGCTGGAGGAGCCAGGGCAGTCGCTCTCGTGGGAGGAGATCACCGGGCGCGAACTCGTGGTCGAGATGACGATGGACGGGGAGGAGGAGCCTGCGCCGATCACGCAGGATCCTCACGAGATGACGCTCCCTCCGCAGGAGGGGACCGCGGTCTTCCAGCACCCGGGCTCGACGTCCACGAGCGGGCTGGCGCCTGCGCCACAGATCACGGGGCTGCCGTTCGCGCCGTCGTCGAGCGCGCCTTCGGTGCGTGCCGACGATGCGCCGCAGATCACAGCGTTGCCGTTCGCGCCGCCCCCGAGCCCTGCGCCGGGACGCACGGACGATCAAGCCGCGCGGCTCTCGGGGACGCCGTTCGCGCCTGCACCTCCGCCTGCACCGACGCCTGCATCCACGCCGCCGACGTCGGCAGCGCCCGCAGCGGTCGCGGTGCAGATCCCTCCGATGCCGCCGGCTCCCATGAAGCCATCGGCAGCGGCCCTTTCCTCGGCGAGTCGAGGCGCGACGGCGACGACCTCTCAGCCATCGCCGATGGTGGCGCCTCCAGCCGTGGTGCCTCCTCCGGCCGTTGTTCCCACGCCGCCTGCGGTCCCTTCTCCTGCTGCCGTCGTCACCCCGCCGGGCGTCGTGCCCGCGGCAGCGGCAGCCGCCGCCTTCAGCGCGTCGCCCGGCTCGACACCGCCTGCACCGCTGGTGCCGCCACGCCCACGGGCTCAGGCGCCCCGCACCATCGGAGAGACGGCGGTGGGTGGGCCTCTCCCCCAGCATGGAGATGACGGGCACAACGGGTCGTCGGGTGCACTGTCGGCCTCCAACGCAGCCGCCGCGGCGAGCGCGACGTGGTCGCTGCCGCGCGACGCGAGAGCGCCGGGCCTTCAAGCCATCGGCGGCCCAGCGCCCGTGGCTCAGGAGGCGCGCGAGGTGCTCCAGCTGCTCTGGTTCGACGCCGAGAGCGCGCCTCGGTTCCGGCGGCAGCCTTCCTGGCAGCGGCTCCTCGCGGAGCTGGAGAAGCGGCCGATCGACAAGGAACACGAGGATCCTGCGCTCGCGCGTGAGCCGATGGAGATCGAAGACCGGCGCGAGGTCTTCGAGATCCTGGTGCGCGCGACCGCCGCGGATGCGGAGGGGATGGAAGATGCGCTCGCCGGCGCGGTGCGCAGCGATGGGAAGCTGATCCCGCCGCTGCGCACGCTCGCAGGCGATCTGGTGTTTCCATTCGACGAGCTCGATGCGCTGAAGGCGACGGTCGCCGCCGTGTCGCCGTTCATCGGCAACGACGAGACCCTCCGCGCTGCGGTCACGACGGCGCAGGATTTTCTGAAGGTCCCCGAGCTGCGCAGCGCCCCGGCGGTCGCCGAGGGGCTCATGGGTCGCGTCGCCGAGGCGTGGGCTCAAGGGAAGCGGCCGACGCCGAACGGGTATCTGGAGACGACGGTCGAGCGCGCATTGCTGGAGGGGCGCTGCTATCAGCGCCGCAAGTTGCTGGGTGGGACGCACCTGCGCGCGCTTGCGCAGACCGCGGGGTCTCAGCCGCTTCTGCCGACCTACTTGCCGGATCAGCTCGCGGACCAGCTCCCGCTGTACCAGCGGTTCCGCGCACGAGCGATCGTCGAGGTCCACCCGCAGGTGGATCAGTACGAGGTGCAGCCGCTTTGCCTGCGCGTGCTGGCTTTGGCGCGGGCCGCGAAGCCTCTCCGCCGAGGAGGCTGA
- a CDS encoding ankyrin repeat domain-containing protein — MADTREIFQDPGVVALYEAASRGDTAQVKALQETGVDIDTQGKMGITPTLWATLQRDALALETLLSAGANPDISDDEGHPPLQWAVRFEDPAFVRSLLAHGADPNARTHLDDPVLFVAMDDDAWNHVEALLDAGADANTVGRGGHTALTRAAMDNQFDRVRYLLERGADPTATDDTGGTPALYVQESLVDPTSPLAAARGDAKAALEARGVTFPVKRPWER; from the coding sequence ATGGCAGACACCCGCGAAATCTTCCAGGACCCCGGTGTGGTCGCGCTCTACGAAGCCGCGAGCCGCGGCGACACCGCCCAGGTGAAGGCGCTCCAGGAGACCGGCGTCGACATCGACACCCAGGGCAAGATGGGCATCACGCCCACCCTCTGGGCCACACTCCAGCGAGATGCGCTCGCGCTCGAGACGCTGCTCTCTGCCGGCGCCAACCCCGACATCTCCGACGACGAAGGCCACCCGCCGCTCCAGTGGGCGGTGCGCTTCGAGGACCCTGCGTTCGTGCGGAGCTTGCTGGCCCATGGCGCCGATCCCAACGCCAGGACGCACCTCGACGATCCCGTGCTGTTCGTGGCGATGGACGACGACGCCTGGAACCACGTGGAGGCGCTGCTCGATGCCGGCGCCGACGCCAACACCGTCGGTCGAGGCGGCCACACCGCGCTCACCCGAGCCGCGATGGACAACCAGTTCGATCGCGTCCGCTACCTCCTGGAGCGCGGCGCCGATCCCACGGCGACCGACGACACCGGCGGTACACCCGCCCTCTACGTGCAGGAGTCCCTGGTGGACCCGACCTCACCGCTCGCGGCAGCCCGCGGTGACGCGAAGGCAGCCCTGGAGGCGCGTGGCGTGACGTTTCCCGTGAAGCGGCCCTGGGAGCGCTGA
- the tssI gene encoding type VI secretion system tip protein TssI/VgrG: MAILELTIASGEAFHVTRFAVREAVSSPFTVSIWARHADASLPLGNLIGQTATFRMVAGYAQVRGGGARTITGIISYAEQAHGLSPEIGQKGLSTYMFRIVPPLWQLQQRRGNRIYQHLSIPDIIDALLAEWQITPTWQIDRGQYPKLEFKVQYAESDYEFLSRLLEEAGIAFTFPEGEGGPTLTFSDRLEANEARAGTPVYIEDPEQTTEQERVTQVRFGREVRPGATMLRDVDFRNPAYALFGNAPPVDEMERRYEQVHYRPGGFLAETGRGGNTPVADDQGPARHDEKHGEGLAGRALEGERAGMRYVAFESNVLDLAPGAVLSIEDHPHPELSSSRRLLVLETSLEGAPEAEWVLTAHTTFADAPYRPPRRTAKPLIQGVQSATVVGPRGQEIHTDEFGRVRVQFHWDREGKRDQRSSCWIRASHGWAGSGFGWMALPRVGQEILISFLQGDPDQPMLAGHVYNAVQQVPYKLPDHKTRSTWKSDSSLGGGGFNEIMFEDLAGSELVWQQAQKDRLRLVRNDEQITVVHDRQKQVNNDEADETEGHRKRWVGKDLDTITQRHRRERVEGDDHLIVKGSRRHTIDGNRSLTVAQERHQKIEGRYASKANEQLHVVAGETLVGEGADDVTLKGPGGFLRMDASGITIKGTVVKINVGGSPGRGRGSRPELPALALQAPKAEVQAGATKAAGPSRAMVQEGAKPDTPKAERLAARKQLIADARARAEELPPNSPERQRLLAAADRLERNNHSVEMARLSQSVYDDEGAPEGWRRIPPEEMPPGLRDQVWEDKDSGFYAAMYESDDGQKVVAFRGTNEAKDWKTNIPQGLGMETDQYNHAHHIGQAMRNTYGPDGFEITGHSLGGGLASMAVVTSGAQGTTFNSAGLHPRTARRVGADFSRGADLIETYGVAGEVLTSVQTVPVMRQAMGKWHDLPAIGPGMGGTTGQGAMKGAGAGAAIGGAIGGAKGALIGGAIGGIGGGVVSMAKLSVERHGMDYVINGIESQKTEDIETMQTGTP; the protein is encoded by the coding sequence ATGGCCATCCTCGAGCTGACCATTGCCTCTGGGGAGGCATTCCACGTCACGCGCTTCGCCGTGCGGGAGGCCGTCTCCAGCCCATTCACCGTCTCCATCTGGGCCCGCCACGCCGATGCCAGCCTCCCCCTGGGAAACCTCATCGGCCAGACCGCCACCTTTCGCATGGTGGCCGGCTATGCCCAGGTCCGTGGCGGTGGTGCCCGGACGATCACGGGCATCATCAGCTATGCCGAGCAGGCGCACGGCCTCTCGCCGGAGATCGGCCAGAAGGGCCTGTCTACGTACATGTTCCGGATCGTACCGCCCCTCTGGCAGCTCCAGCAGCGGCGCGGCAATCGCATCTACCAGCACCTCTCGATTCCCGACATCATCGATGCCCTCCTCGCCGAGTGGCAGATCACGCCGACCTGGCAGATCGATCGCGGCCAGTATCCGAAGCTCGAGTTCAAGGTCCAGTACGCCGAGAGCGATTACGAATTTCTGTCCCGCCTCCTCGAAGAGGCAGGCATCGCATTCACTTTCCCCGAAGGGGAGGGCGGCCCCACCCTGACCTTCAGCGACCGCCTGGAGGCGAACGAAGCCCGCGCCGGAACGCCCGTCTACATCGAGGATCCCGAGCAGACCACGGAGCAAGAGCGTGTGACCCAGGTCCGCTTCGGTCGTGAGGTGCGGCCCGGCGCCACGATGCTCCGCGACGTCGACTTCAGGAACCCCGCGTATGCGCTCTTTGGCAATGCGCCTCCCGTCGACGAAATGGAGCGGCGCTACGAGCAGGTTCACTACCGACCTGGCGGGTTCCTCGCGGAGACGGGGCGGGGTGGGAACACCCCGGTGGCCGACGACCAGGGCCCTGCGCGTCACGACGAAAAGCACGGCGAAGGCCTCGCTGGGCGCGCTCTCGAGGGCGAGCGGGCAGGCATGCGCTATGTCGCCTTCGAGTCGAACGTCCTCGACCTCGCGCCCGGCGCGGTGCTCTCCATCGAGGACCACCCGCACCCCGAACTCAGCTCCAGCCGCCGGCTGCTCGTGCTCGAGACCAGCCTGGAGGGCGCCCCTGAGGCAGAGTGGGTGCTCACGGCGCACACGACCTTCGCCGACGCCCCTTATCGCCCCCCTCGTCGGACCGCGAAGCCGCTCATCCAGGGCGTGCAGAGCGCCACGGTCGTCGGACCGCGCGGGCAGGAGATCCACACCGACGAGTTTGGACGCGTGCGTGTCCAGTTCCACTGGGATCGCGAAGGAAAGCGCGACCAGCGCAGCTCGTGCTGGATCCGCGCCAGCCATGGCTGGGCGGGCTCCGGCTTTGGCTGGATGGCGCTGCCGCGCGTCGGACAGGAGATCCTGATCAGCTTCCTCCAGGGAGATCCCGATCAGCCGATGCTCGCGGGCCACGTGTACAACGCCGTCCAGCAGGTCCCTTACAAGCTGCCCGACCACAAGACGCGGAGCACGTGGAAGAGCGACTCCTCGCTCGGAGGCGGAGGCTTCAACGAGATCATGTTCGAGGACCTCGCCGGCAGCGAGCTGGTGTGGCAGCAGGCGCAGAAGGATCGCCTGCGCCTCGTCCGGAACGACGAGCAGATCACGGTGGTCCACGACCGACAGAAACAGGTCAACAACGACGAGGCCGACGAGACCGAAGGCCACCGCAAGCGCTGGGTCGGCAAGGACCTCGACACCATCACCCAGCGCCACCGCCGCGAGCGCGTCGAAGGGGACGACCACCTCATCGTGAAAGGCAGCCGCCGCCACACCATCGACGGGAACCGCTCGCTCACCGTGGCGCAAGAGCGGCACCAGAAGATCGAGGGACGCTACGCCTCCAAGGCGAACGAGCAGCTCCACGTCGTCGCTGGCGAAACACTGGTCGGCGAAGGCGCCGACGACGTGACCCTCAAAGGGCCGGGCGGCTTCCTCCGCATGGACGCCAGCGGCATCACCATCAAAGGCACGGTCGTCAAGATCAACGTCGGCGGCTCGCCTGGACGTGGCCGTGGCAGCCGCCCCGAGCTGCCCGCCCTGGCCCTCCAGGCGCCCAAGGCCGAAGTGCAGGCCGGCGCCACCAAGGCCGCTGGACCGAGCCGCGCCATGGTCCAGGAAGGGGCCAAGCCCGACACCCCCAAGGCCGAGCGCCTCGCCGCCCGCAAGCAACTCATCGCCGACGCCAGAGCCCGCGCCGAAGAGCTCCCGCCGAACTCCCCCGAGCGCCAGCGCCTGCTCGCGGCCGCCGACCGGCTGGAGCGCAACAACCACTCCGTCGAGATGGCCCGCCTCTCCCAGAGCGTCTACGACGACGAAGGCGCCCCGGAGGGGTGGCGCCGCATCCCGCCCGAGGAGATGCCCCCCGGCCTGCGCGACCAGGTGTGGGAGGACAAGGACTCCGGCTTCTACGCCGCCATGTACGAGTCCGACGACGGCCAGAAGGTGGTCGCCTTCCGCGGCACCAACGAGGCCAAGGACTGGAAGACCAACATCCCACAGGGCCTCGGGATGGAGACGGACCAGTACAACCACGCGCACCACATCGGCCAGGCGATGCGCAACACGTACGGGCCCGACGGCTTCGAGATCACCGGCCACTCCCTGGGCGGTGGCCTCGCATCGATGGCCGTGGTCACCTCGGGTGCTCAGGGCACGACCTTCAACTCGGCAGGCCTCCACCCCAGGACGGCCCGCCGCGTCGGCGCCGACTTCTCGCGCGGCGCGGATCTCATCGAGACCTACGGCGTCGCCGGAGAGGTCCTCACCTCGGTGCAGACCGTCCCCGTGATGCGCCAGGCGATGGGCAAATGGCACGACCTCCCCGCGATCGGGCCCGGCATGGGCGGCACCACGGGGCAGGGAGCCATGAAGGGGGCTGGCGCGGGCGCCGCGATCGGCGGCGCCATCGGCGGCGCCAAGGGAGCGCTGATCGGCGGCGCCATCGGTGGCATCGGCGGCGGCGTCGTCTCCATGGCGAAGCTCTCGGTCGAGCGCCACGGGATGGACTACGTGATCAACGGCATCGAGTCTCAGAAGACCGAAGACATCGAGACCATGCAGACAGGAACTCCGTAG
- a CDS encoding T6SS immunity protein Tli4 family protein, giving the protein MIVDPWKPFALGRFAVELPPSASLRGRQQALVQLPVAARPLAPGEDLAAIHQRLIDEKRVLPPPRGQPSVVHSARMLRGDLVSIIHFDDPDTPESIAMEAVLVTGGTAFTIRGGNTVSRAGALEDAAARIAAAIVPSSEPDPQVPGFAIDRAVVAMAMHWQESADAFFELGQGSTLSLESHSNADALPRPLLEKQALAIPRFASVGVIAFPIRSGPRMLADLPGEELILKHPAGGGLLQWEYIGQPRSSGYPHVSIRMELGEDAALDAALPLWDTLLTSFRRRREV; this is encoded by the coding sequence ATGATCGTCGATCCCTGGAAGCCCTTCGCCCTGGGCCGCTTCGCGGTGGAACTCCCCCCGAGTGCCTCCCTGCGTGGCCGACAGCAGGCCCTCGTCCAGCTCCCGGTCGCAGCCAGACCTCTCGCCCCAGGGGAGGATCTCGCCGCGATTCACCAGCGCCTGATCGATGAAAAACGCGTGCTTCCCCCGCCGCGGGGCCAGCCCTCCGTGGTGCACAGCGCGCGCATGCTCCGTGGCGATCTCGTCTCGATCATTCATTTCGACGATCCGGACACCCCCGAGTCGATCGCCATGGAGGCCGTGCTCGTCACCGGCGGCACCGCATTCACCATCCGCGGCGGGAACACCGTGAGCCGCGCGGGGGCACTGGAGGACGCTGCCGCCCGCATCGCCGCCGCCATCGTGCCCAGCTCCGAGCCCGATCCTCAGGTCCCCGGCTTTGCCATCGACCGCGCCGTCGTCGCCATGGCCATGCACTGGCAAGAGTCGGCCGACGCCTTCTTCGAGCTGGGCCAGGGGTCCACCCTGTCGCTCGAATCGCACTCGAATGCCGACGCGCTGCCCCGCCCTCTCCTGGAGAAGCAGGCGCTCGCCATCCCTCGCTTCGCCTCCGTGGGCGTCATCGCATTCCCGATCCGTTCGGGCCCCCGCATGCTGGCCGATCTGCCCGGCGAGGAGCTGATCCTGAAGCACCCTGCGGGCGGCGGGCTGTTGCAATGGGAGTACATCGGCCAGCCGCGTTCGAGCGGCTACCCGCACGTCTCGATTCGCATGGAACTCGGCGAGGACGCGGCGCTCGATGCCGCTCTCCCCCTCTGGGACACACTTCTCACCTCCTTCAGGCGACGGAGGGAAGTGTGA
- a CDS encoding esterase/lipase family protein, producing the protein MTTAGDAQQRKVRWYHLDKPVESLETALEHEVVVEREAIPLILVPGIMGSRLRQAATGRVVWDPPDGIWSTLGAAWDWGTSGPVERHRRLIGPDFNEGFLEVDSHSAEKLEKLGVTKGQGEQARARGWGEVHWSSYGGLLNFLQSADVGPLRKVFAFPVYAIGYNWTASNRAAGKHLATRIDAIIAENNNDKTFCERVIMITHSMGGLATRSAALLHGAAAKMLGVLHGVQPATGAPAAYKRMKAGFEGASALVLGWNGREVTAVLANAPGGLELLPTKQYLNGDGERSWLSIKSRSGESLRRMPEGNPYSEIYREREQFYRLVDPAQINPEATGAPTERDPWERYNQLLNTAESFHDELKLRHHDTTYTYHGAGTKYRAWDRVEWVAARDQLFFRQPNEAEDRALLSGPMIATKSNDAGKEEFQVAGTNRRFEAKLQDPTGEGDGTVPVPSGEALSTGGAVLEVLAVEGIDHQMSYDNATVQQFTVRAISLLSKDWFSTRPRG; encoded by the coding sequence GTGACGACCGCTGGCGACGCGCAGCAGCGGAAGGTCCGCTGGTATCACCTCGACAAGCCCGTCGAGAGCCTGGAAACCGCCCTGGAGCACGAGGTGGTCGTCGAGCGGGAGGCGATCCCGCTGATCCTCGTGCCGGGCATCATGGGGTCACGCCTGCGGCAGGCGGCCACCGGACGCGTGGTGTGGGATCCGCCGGACGGCATTTGGAGCACCCTGGGCGCCGCCTGGGACTGGGGCACCTCGGGCCCCGTGGAGCGCCACCGTCGTCTCATCGGCCCCGATTTCAATGAAGGATTTCTGGAGGTCGACTCTCACAGCGCGGAGAAACTCGAAAAGCTCGGCGTCACCAAGGGCCAAGGGGAACAGGCGCGAGCGCGCGGCTGGGGCGAGGTCCACTGGAGCAGCTACGGTGGGCTGCTCAATTTCCTGCAGTCGGCGGACGTGGGGCCGCTCCGGAAGGTCTTCGCGTTCCCCGTCTATGCCATCGGCTACAACTGGACGGCTTCCAACCGGGCCGCTGGCAAGCACCTCGCGACGCGGATCGACGCGATCATCGCCGAGAACAACAACGACAAGACCTTCTGTGAGCGGGTGATCATGATCACCCACTCCATGGGCGGCCTCGCCACCCGCTCTGCCGCGCTGCTGCATGGCGCCGCCGCGAAGATGCTGGGCGTGCTGCACGGCGTCCAGCCAGCGACCGGCGCGCCGGCCGCCTACAAGCGAATGAAAGCCGGATTCGAGGGCGCCTCCGCGCTGGTCCTCGGCTGGAATGGGCGCGAGGTGACGGCCGTGCTCGCCAATGCGCCGGGAGGCCTGGAGCTGCTCCCGACCAAGCAGTACCTCAATGGCGACGGCGAGCGCTCGTGGCTCTCCATCAAATCACGCAGCGGCGAGTCGCTCCGGCGCATGCCCGAGGGGAACCCCTACAGCGAGATCTACCGCGAGCGGGAGCAGTTCTATCGGCTGGTCGACCCGGCGCAGATCAACCCGGAGGCGACGGGCGCTCCCACCGAGCGTGACCCCTGGGAGCGCTACAATCAGCTCCTCAACACGGCAGAGAGCTTCCACGACGAGCTGAAGCTCCGGCACCACGACACGACCTACACCTACCACGGCGCAGGGACGAAATATCGCGCCTGGGACCGGGTCGAGTGGGTCGCCGCCCGCGATCAGCTCTTCTTCCGGCAGCCGAACGAGGCGGAAGACCGCGCGCTCCTCTCGGGCCCGATGATCGCCACGAAATCGAACGACGCCGGCAAAGAGGAGTTCCAGGTCGCCGGCACGAACCGACGCTTCGAGGCCAAGCTGCAGGATCCGACCGGCGAGGGGGATGGCACCGTCCCCGTCCCTTCGGGCGAGGCCCTCTCGACGGGCGGCGCCGTGCTGGAGGTCCTGGCGGTGGAGGGTATCGACCACCAGATGTCTTACGACAACGCCACCGTGCAGCAATTCACCGTGCGCGCCATCTCCTTGCTGTCGAAGGACTGGTTCTCGACGAGGCCGAGGGGCTGA